The region GGGCGGCGGGCTTGGGGGCGGGTACGAGCGCGGCCTGCAGGGCCGGGACGAGCGGGGTCGCGATGGCGGCGCCGGCCATGATCAGCGTCGCGATGAACGCGAGGATGAGGCCGGTGCCGGCGCTGACGCCGCTGTCCCCGCTGCCGGCGTTGTCGACGCCACCCATCGGGTCGAAGACGTTCCCGAGCGCGCTCCACGCGGCGAAGACCGTGAAGGCGACGCCGAACTGACCGAGGTCGAGTCCGACGATCTTGGGCACCTGCGGCAGGCCGTGGGAGACGACGACCAGCGCGGCCCCGATGATGCCGGCCAGGACCACGCTCAGCAGGAGCGGTCCGCTCGACCAGGCGCTGGGGATATTGGCACTGCTCGAGGCCCCGTCGATCGAAAAAATGTCGAGGAACGACGCGATGAACAGCAATACCGCTGCTCCGATCACCACGCCGTCGCCTCGAGTGAGGGAGCGGATATTCACTTCAGGTCCTTCGTCAGTCGTCTCGTCGTCGGTGGAGGCGTCGCTGACACCATGTCGCCGTAAGGCCCTGGTGTGAAGCGCGGGGGTGGCCCCTCATCGTAGGGACGACACTATCGCCCGTCCGATCAGGGTGTCCGTCGGGTTCGATCCGCCGATCACTACCCGCGCAGGAAACTCACGATTCCCTCAGAGATCCCACGCGCAGCC is a window of Streptomyces mirabilis DNA encoding:
- a CDS encoding DUF5336 domain-containing protein, whose protein sequence is MNIRSLTRGDGVVIGAAVLLFIASFLDIFSIDGASSSANIPSAWSSGPLLLSVVLAGIIGAALVVVSHGLPQVPKIVGLDLGQFGVAFTVFAAWSALGNVFDPMGGVDNAGSGDSGVSAGTGLILAFIATLIMAGAAIATPLVPALQAALVPAPKPAAPQPYGAQPPGGYGYPGAQQPGQAFGGQPQQGQAFGAQPSQPQQAPAPQPQPPAGDFSPFWFAVPVPRPLFAEDGSQAPIAELAPGTWYLAVEQRGANLVAQTQDGRRGVLQDTSGIQRG